One Streptomyces sp. ML-6 genomic region harbors:
- the cseB gene encoding two-component system response regulator CseB, producing MAETHVLFVEDDDVIREATQLALERDGFAVTAMPDGLSGLDAFRANRPDIALLDVMVPGLDGVSLCRRIRDESTVPVIMLSARADSIDVVLGLEAGADDYVTKPFDGAVLVARIRAVLRRFGHASGGQPGNGEAESQAVGGVLVFGDLEVDTEGMAVHRGGERVSLTPTEMRLLLEFSAAPGTVLSRDKLLERVWDYGWGGDTRVVDVHVQRLRTKIGQDRIETVRGFGYKLRP from the coding sequence ATGGCCGAGACCCACGTCCTGTTCGTCGAGGACGACGACGTCATCCGCGAGGCCACCCAGCTGGCGCTGGAGCGCGACGGCTTCGCGGTCACCGCGATGCCCGACGGACTGTCGGGCCTCGACGCGTTCCGGGCGAACCGCCCGGACATCGCCCTGCTCGACGTGATGGTGCCGGGGCTGGACGGGGTCAGCCTCTGCCGCCGCATCCGCGACGAGTCGACCGTCCCCGTGATCATGCTGTCGGCCCGGGCCGACTCGATCGACGTGGTCCTCGGCCTGGAGGCCGGCGCGGACGACTACGTCACCAAGCCCTTCGACGGGGCGGTCCTGGTCGCCCGCATCCGGGCCGTGCTGCGCCGCTTCGGCCACGCGTCGGGCGGGCAGCCGGGCAACGGGGAAGCGGAGTCGCAGGCCGTGGGCGGGGTGCTGGTCTTCGGCGACCTGGAGGTCGACACCGAGGGCATGGCGGTGCACCGCGGCGGCGAGCGGGTGTCGTTGACGCCGACCGAGATGCGGCTGCTGCTGGAGTTCTCCGCGGCGCCCGGCACGGTCCTCTCCCGCGACAAGCTCCTGGAACGGGTCTGGGACTACGGCTGGGGCGGTGACACCCGGGTCGTGGACGTCCATGTGCAGCGGCTGCGCACCAAGATCGGCCAGGACCGGATCGAGACGGT